The stretch of DNA TGGGCACAAGGTCACCCACTCCTGGTCCTCTTCAGCTCCAAACTCACATCGCCGGACACACAGCTTCCCACAGGCGGCCTGATCCTCATTGAACTCAGATTTCTCGGCATTGATGATCCTGAGGCCAGGAAGTGATCAGTGACCCTTCAGGGACACACCCATGTCCCTGTGGGCACAGAGACCAGAGCTGGTGCACAGGAGGAGCCCTCCTTCTGGGGCAATAGCCTCCACACTGTCCCTTATACCTGGACAAAGATGGTGAAGTTTCCTAACTGTTCAGTGACCTCcttcctggcctcctgggccTTGGAGCAGTGGGATTTGATGTTACTTTTGCCTTCCTTTGAAGGCAAAACTCAGGACTCTGCCACTCTGGAGCCTGCCTGCCTACCTGGACTGGGAAGTAAGAGTGGGGCAACGGGGCAGCCTGGGGAGGTCTGGGGCCTCCTTGCCTAATCCCCAAGAATCCCTGTCCCATACTGCATAGGCCATGACACACggagagggggaaggggtagtgtgtgtgtgtgtgtgtgtgtgtgtatggtggggCGGGGAGTGGGTAGTGGAGCGGGGGATGCGGTGGTTATCTCCAAAGCCCAGAATTCTGGCACTCTACCCAGTGTCCTGGTCTCACGCTGGAAGCCCTTGGGGTGCAGGTCCTTCCCAACTTGCAGCTCTCTCTAAGGGAGGCTGGAGTCCCAAAGAAAAGTCAGAGTTGGGATAGGGGGACTTTGTCAAGAATTCAGAGTTGACGACAAGGAGTCATCCACAAGGTTGGGGGAGAGTGGTCACTCACTCAGTTTAACCCGTTTTCTAGTTCAGCGCAGGGCCCCAGGCTGGATCAACAAGGGTCCGGCGTCGGGAGTCCCGGTACAAGGGTCGCGGGAGTGGGGAGTGTCGGACGAGGGGTCCCGGTACAGGGGTCGCTGTGCGGGGacgcgggggtgggggcggacaCTCACTCTGCGTAGCCTGCGTTCCAGGGCAGCGCGCGGCCCCGCGCTGGGCAGCGCACGGGTCGGGCTTCCGGGCGGCGCGGGGCGTCCGTTGTGCCGGGGCAGGAGACCGAGCCGCGCAGGAAGCGGGGCCGCCGGTAGGGCACGGGGCTGGCGCGCGGCCTGGGGGGCCGCGGCGCGGGGAGAGGACCTCCCGGCAGGAAGCGGCGCCGGAACCAGCCGGCGGACATGGCGCAGAGGCAGGGGACTGCCCGCAGAGGGCTGGGTGGGAGAGCTGTACCGGACACCACCCCACCGCCGGCCCCCTGGGAGGAAGCGCGCCACGGGGCGGGGCGGACCGGGGCGGGGCGATGactcccccaaaccccagcctAGCTGCTGAGTGTGTGCGCGCGCGGCCTGGAGCCGTCGGACTCGTCCAGCCTCATACCAACCGTAAGAAGCAAACGCTGTTACCAGTCCCACTTTACGGGCCAGAAAATTGTAGCCTAGAGGGAAGTCGCTTGCCCCAGTCACCCAGTATCCTGAGCAGGCTGATCGTTCACCCACATGTGTGGGGCACTTGAGAGGGAAatgtccctcctccccacccaaggAGGCCCAGTAGGGGTCAGAGCACACCCTGGGCCTCCAGGATAGGTCAGTCTGTACAGCAGAGCATCAGGCCCTCTCCTGCTGGGCCCGGACCTTACGCAAGGGTACGACAGGAACGGGATGTTCTTAGAGGTGTGGGACTGGCCATTGAGTAAGAGTCTCAGAGCCCAGCGTTCCCCTCAGGTGGCCTCAATTCCTCACCCATTCAGCCCGGCAACTCTCCGCCTTAGGATGGCTTTAttcatcctgacacaccgctccCACCCTTAGGccactctctcctctctgggCAGAAAGCAGGATCCTCACTAGAGTGTGAGTGACTGACAGGGCAGCAGGAATCCGTGGTCCCCAAAAGGCTCCAACTGGTCAGAGTTCAGACCTTGGACTAAAGTAAGTGAAAGAATTTCATCCGGGCTGGAGGCAAGATGTTGCAGTCTGAGCACCTGGCTAGCTGTCCTTGTAAGGTATGCGGCAGTGTCCCCCCACTTCACATCTGCATGTTAACAGAGTGCTTTGTCACCCTCTGTCATTTAAGCCCAACTCCCTGTGCAGGTCTGTTATTTCCATCTGATAATGGGGACTCTGAGGCCTATGCAGAGGAAGTATCCTGATGCCCAATGCTGTGCTGTTTCCATTATGACAGTGCGATTGACTAAAAACACACTCCCCAGGGgatttctcttccccttttctcctccaGGAAGGCAGGCTAGCGAACTGAAAGCTGTgaggcccacagcccagggccctcAGGCAGGACTACTGGAGGAGTCTCTACCTCTGCTCCTAAACCCAGCACATACTCACTAGGTCTTACTTCCTCCAGGTTGGCCAGCACTGCCCCATTGGGAGTTCCCCCTACCCCAAAAGGAAGATTCTTGGGGCAGGGAGCTGTGCCCAATACTTCCTTCCTCTGATGATTCAGTTCGAGAACCTAGGGGCTAATTTACTGAGCCCACTGTGTACACCAGGCACCATGCTGGGTGCAGGAGTGTAGATGGCATTAAAGGACAGTAGGTCCCCTGCAGTGATGGTGAAGTCCTGGTGGATGGTGCTTGTTCCAGCTGGCAAGCGGGTAGGGATAGGAGAAAGCTTCCCAGAGGATATCTGAACCTGTCATTGGACAGAATTGGACCAGGGACCCAGAGTTGGGCAGACCTAACTCCGTCTCTGGGGTTACCTCATCCCCACCAGCCAATGgctcagtgatttttaaagtctAAAATTAGAGGAAATAATACAGACACAGTTTATTCCTCCAACCCACTGT from Desmodus rotundus isolate HL8 chromosome 8, HLdesRot8A.1, whole genome shotgun sequence encodes:
- the LOC123479386 gene encoding serine/threonine-protein phosphatase 1 regulatory subunit 10-like, translated to MQAGVQGVGSQDGCSWTAVPIKQGPFSAGPQAGSTRVRRRESRYKGRGSGECRTRGPGTGVAVRGRGGGGGHSLCVACVPGQRAAPRWAAHGSGFRAARGVRCAGAGDRAAQEAGPPVGHGAGARPGGPRRGERTSRQEAAPEPAGGHGAEAGDCPQRAGWESCTGHHPTAGPLGGSAPRGGADRGGAMTPPNPSLAAECVRARPGAVGLVQPHTNRPPGLPGDSGTEHRPFSMCDCMEHSGTCPASENIGTQHGHFMAGIVHFWIRCQKNNSYFWSRDWRFCTLTSSRMMLCCWAAGHPIRLRTGKF